The stretch of DNA TTGATGCTCCCAAAATAATATTCTTCTGATATACTGTGCATCCAAAATACCAAGTTTGTTGATGCTGTACTTGGTACTTGGTTCTTGATGGGCGAGCTCCCTAAAGGGAGGTGCCTTTCATTTGCGTGATGCTGAAGACTAGTGGGTATGGAATGATTTCCGGGATATGTTCTATTTAACTTTCAACATTTGTTCTTTCTTCACTGAAAAACTCACAGACATAAGTCCATTGAATAACCTAGCAGCGAACAGAAAAATGTCCATTGAATTGAAGCACACCTTCTTGAATCAACTCCGGGATACGCTTAGTCGCTGGTTCTGTTTTCCTCTAGTATATTTCCAACTTAAATTTCTTTTGGGAGTTGTCTCTCTTAGGAGTAGGGTTAATTTGATAAAGTTTTTTGTGGTATTGTCTAAAAGAATATGTACATAAAAATTGTTTGGAGAAATATGTTTACATATTTGCTTACACTTAGTTTGTCTCTTAATCCTGGTTAAAACCTGTATTTTTATACTGTTGGAACATTACActaagggggcgtttgttaaaatgagcaagataaggtgatatcaagataagattgggatgctttccggatcaagatatggaatgatcaagataaggccgggaaacattctaagatttctatcagactgtttgttaaattttttagaatccattgataattgtattttttctttctatgtgtttgttaatacatataataagcaccaatataagggtttttttaccaaaatatccttattatcaaatttatgattaaaatagtattttatgattaatatgaattgtcaaaaaaattaagattaaaattaaaaataatattttatttttcaaattcatgttcaaaaataaatttaaaaagagttgaaaagagttaaataaaatatatattgagagagaaatttaaattttaaaaatcaatgaaatgaataatgtcatttaaattttaaaaattgtcaaaacatataataatttaaaaatatattaaaaaatattaattataagagttaaataaataagattttttaataaatttaaatctttaaaatgcactaaatgacattaattatcttacaaggggcagataagtaattcagccttatcttgaaagagcaagataaatttatccgagggggaggtcggataaatttatcttgaaagggggagataagaggtcacgtgaggccTTTTTCAGAAATGGTTAGATAaggttaacaaacacgttgaaaataccaaacatccggaatgcttcccatatctaaccttttctccctcttatcttggttaacaaacacccccaAAATGGGTTTCTAAACTTGAAAAATTTTATGACTATCAATTATCacttataaacaaaaaaaattatataaatttgttgttaataCAAGTATTTAGCCTTGTGGATGCAAACAACACATGACTAAGCCGAATGGctaagaggctgtttggcttagtaGTTTAACTGCGTATAAGTTATTTGTGCAGCTaataagttatataattttttatgattaagtGTTTGGCATAAATAATAAACTTAAAAGCCACCTCACTGAAAAGTTGTTATAGCAGCGTTTAGCAAAAGCTGGTACCCCAAACTTTGTCAAAAAACGCTGGTAAGTTGACcaacaaaaatactaaaatacactcaaatatttttcatatttacacGTGTATCATTTATTACTGTTACATCTTCTCCTCCAAAGCTCTCTTCTCTCATCATTTTTTCCAGAACCTTTGCTCTGCCATTATCGCCATCGTCCAGTTGGGCCGCCGCAAACAGCCTCATTCTAGATCTAGATCACGCCATCACCGGTCCTTCTTCCAAATTCGTCGCCGCAAGCTGTCTTCGGTTTTGGGTCGAGCCATCAGTTGTCGCCTCCTTCTTCTCCGATCCGCCgttgtcgtcttcttcttctccgaaTTCACTACCACAAGCCACCGGGCTTCCTCTCAAGATCAGGCGTTGCCGTTGTCGTCGCTAGTGGATCTCATCCTTGTCGCGCCATCGCCGCCTCTGCTTCCAACCAAGCCATCTCCTCCatatctaattttataattttgtaatatatattaaatttatggatgaaacaaatcccatattttagaaataatttatttaaatgttaatacTTTAAatgtattgataaaatataaaaataaagattttttataatatatcaatatatatatttaatatttttatgcactaaacctaaatttataaacataaagtattgtattaatatttttttaataattatatataatttattaacttgtaattgtaagtattttattaattaaaaattaatttataatttgtttgatcaaaaataatatttttatgtttttaattatattatttagattttttttttaagttccgATAGCTtatcaatttttacaaattaaatatattattattaattgatagcttaaaaatacatttatctaaacacattatcaatttaaacactacataatttttatattaaaagctcaaataaaaaagactaagccaaacagcctctaaagCAATACATTGAACAGCGTTTGCAGAAACGGGCAGGACAGAAGCGAAGCTGAATGGAAGGTATTGCAGCGCTGTCAGCCCGCAAGTGCAATGCATCTAATTCACCGCGTTGTTGATTCTGCAAACATCGGCGGTCAGCCGCTCTGCCGATAAATGTTTAGGTGAAATTAACACTAAACAAAACGAGTTCCTTCCCATTCCCATCGATCCGGCCGATGTTGGTCGTCCGTTCAGGCGACCAAACCCACGTGCATCGGTAACTTCACACCTTCCACGTTTTATATTATAATGAATCCATCACCACGCAAACACAGGCACACACATCTCTCCGCCCGGCCCACGCCCCCTCGTGCGGCGGCGTCTCACTGATCCCCGCCACGTGCGCCGCCCATAGAATCCCCCTCCTCCGCCGCCCAGAATCCGCCACGTACCCACCTCGTGGTCCCCACCTAGATCCACACTATAAATACTGCGTAGGTTACTAGGTTTAGCATCTGAATCAGGAGATCGCataaagtatatatattgatatatatgtgtgtatatatatagagagagagagagagagagatccatAAGTGAGAGAATCAGAATCGAAAATGGGTGGATGTGAGCCGGAGTTTGGGTTGCCGTGCGAGAAGCACCCGACCCACCACCCGCAACCGGGCGTCTGCCCCGTTTGCCTCGCCGATAAACTCTCGGAGCTCTCAGTTTTGCGTTCTTCTTCAAGGAACAAGAAGACGGCAATGGCGTCTACCTTCTGTTCTTCTTCCCTATCGTCCTCGCCGGTTTACTCTTCTGGTTCCTCTCCGTCGTCTCCGGGATACCGCCGGCACCACCGGGTGGCTTCCGATGTCATGATGGGCTCCTTTTCGCTCTTCGaaagcggcggcggcggcggcggcaacAACAATGCCGGGCTGAGCAAGAGCAGATCTGTGGCGTGTGATGCGAAAACAAGGGCGAGGGAGGGTGTGGgtaggaagaagaaaggagggtTCTGGTGGAGGCTGATTCGCTCGACCGGGAAGAAGACGAAGCGGGTGTTCGGCCATTCGAGCGCCATGAACAAAGAGTTGAACATTTactatgtataattaattaggGTTTTCAGTAtccatcaaaaagaaaaattagggttttcaGCGGCTAAATAATAATAAGGCGTTCTGTCTGTAACTCTCTGTTATTGGATGATCAAATGTAAATGCATGGTATCAACCTTACTATGTTTTTCTGGAATTTGGTCTGATCCGCCATAGATGTTGCTCGTCGAGGTTTAAACGAAAAGGAATAAGCATCAGGCCCAGAATGAATGCAAGGCCCATTCCTCTTCACTCATTGCAATTTGGACAAGGTAAGTTTGCACTATGAATAAGTATTTGACCCATTTGTTTGGGCCTTAATAGCCCATTTCATATGGATTCTTTGTTATATAATTGATTTCTaagtgacattttttttttcttattattctaattgagaaatttttaaatgaatgtgGAATAGTATGTCTTACCGCTAATTTGATCACGTCTTGTGTCTAGATATGATTTTGATTCaacatttatataattgatgTCTCCCACTAGATGTCCAAATATATTtgtctctttaaatttaaaaagagttaacTTTAAGTCATCAAGAGAGTGTCAACCCATAATAACCATCAAAAAACTAGAAAGGTCAACTGCAAACTAAAGTCCAATCGAATGAAGTTCGATTCGACCATCAACCATGTCATCTCGTCGGTACATGTAGCACGGTCCTAAACAAAACTAAGCCTTTGTTTCCACATTTAAAGAACCATAACAACTTCCACTCCACGAGAACTTGCTGGATGACCGAAGGTAGcaaattacagaaatgcccTCACCCAATTTGCAGACTCGCTAGCCCTACCATTGGCTTTCTTTAGCAAGCTCCGTCTCGCCTCATTGCCATCCTATGTTGCCTCACTAATCGCTGATGCATCATCTTGTCGCTCTGCTACAGCGCCTCACATAATCGTTGTTGTCGTCACCTTAATGTAATGCCTCGTGCGATCGTCGTTGCATCTTACAGTCGCATCATCGCTGCGCCTTGCCCCGACCATCGCTGACCATCTCGTCGCCTCGCTGTTACTGCCTTTTGACAAAGGTCAATCGGGTTTCATGAAGCAAGCCCGATCATCCGGAATGAATCCGATTCGATCATTGAGCTTGTCATCTCGTCAGTACATGTATCATGGTCCTAAACAAAACTAAGCCTTTGCTTCTACATTTAAAGAACCATAACAACTTCTACTCCACGAGAGCTTACTAGATGATAGAAGGTgccaaatgacaaaaatgccctTACCCAATTTGCAGATTCATTACCCCTGCCCTCGATCGCCTCTTCTCTCATATGCCATGGCTACCTCCAGCAAGCTCCACCTCGCCAATCGCCGATGCATCCTCTCGTTGCCCTACTGCAGCGCCTCACGCAACTGCCACTGCATCCTACTGTTACCCTACTACAGCGCCTTGCTCGATCGCCATTGCATCTTGCTATCGCCTTGTCGTTGCGCCTTACACTAACCGTCGCTAACCATCTCGTCGCCTCACCGTTGCCACCTTTAGACAAATTCCTGGGCTTCATCTGCGGATGAATCTCAATCATCCAGGATAAAGTCTGATTCGATCATTAAGTATGTCATTTCATTGGTCCAtgttgttgtatcatattttttggtatatgagaaaatgtgtttgatgaaaaatcatatgaaaatctcatatttcgaaataagttttttcatatttcgaaacatgcatgattagtgttttgaCGCTAAAggtcaaatgttttaaaaatccaattttttaatatatcatgtttcgaaactatgtttcaatatttcgaaacatagatctATAATGTTTCTATACATATTTGAAATGCTctttaatatatttgaataaattcaatttttatgcATCATGTTCCGAAACAAAGTttccatgtttcaaaacatcagtCTGCCATGTTTCTAAACTTGTTTCGAGTTATAAATTGAAAAGGTTTCAAGTTTTGCTAAATCCATATGATGTATTTcgaaatttatttgaaatctaattttatgtttcgaaacctatttagtatatttcgaaacctctgtcaGTAGTGTATCCTTGTTcaacatattttgaaacatgtttctgaagtatgtttcgaaacctatttttgatatttcgaaacatctgactttgtcagaaaaatttcaaaaaatctgtcatgcttttgcatttaatttcaaaaaatctgtcatgcttttgcattttatttcaaaagctattttaaaagcctattttttgaaattatacccATACCTTGATGTTCAAAATTCAGATATGTTTTCAGTaaagaataaaaccaaatcattttgtttttaaagagatgtcttccactcattttgtctcttagtacatatccagctgtaaaggctgtatgtttcgaaacatgttatgtatgtttcgaaatctctgtgtaaaaatatgttcttttgaaacctgataaatatattttgaaacctactttttatcttgtctctaacggttataattaacCAAAAGTCTatccttttttatatatatcatctctttgaagacaagaaagcTTTCTTTCTAGCATACACAATTTTACAcatctacaagagatttttgtcacaagcacaagtgaacaaaACTCTTCTAACGAACTCTCAAAGAagttcctttcaatcattcTTTGGTATGCATTGTGGTACAAACAGGAGAAGCAAGCCAAAACCAAAGCTCTCATTCCTTCAAGCCCTCCTCattccataccaataggtttgttataactatttggtaaagtgttttaattatattcaaattgttgggttgtaaaagataagtgttatttatcttgttgtaaggtttgagttgagcccttAAAAACTCagtgtgtaaggttttagggtgaactgtggtaaaacccttgatgtcattgatcgctagtaaaagtgattgtggtttgcaaatccttcaaatgGGTAAACTTGAAGGTAATGGAATAGGtaagtgccgaaccactataaatcttatgtgtacttgatttcttattcctacttgttgttatccttgttcatgtttttaaaagaatcatttttgaaaatctaaagaAGTTTCATTATTTGCAAATCAGTGAgtaatatttcgaaacatactcatctatatttcgaaacatacttaacagaaatgttagtttcgaaacatacttcctcaagtttcgaaacctagtattcTGCAAGCcaaagttttttaatttatcgaaaaatttacccaaatcccaattcactcCCCCTCTCAGgatatacttgccattatataaaACTAACACATGTAGCACAATTCTAAACAAAAGTAAGCCTTTACTTCCACATTTAAAGAACCATAAC from Diospyros lotus cultivar Yz01 chromosome 6, ASM1463336v1, whole genome shotgun sequence encodes:
- the LOC127804358 gene encoding uncharacterized protein LOC127804358, encoding MGGCEPEFGLPCEKHPTHHPQPGVCPVCLADKLSELSVLRSSSRNKKTAMASTFCSSSLSSSPVYSSGSSPSSPGYRRHHRVASDVMMGSFSLFESGGGGGGNNNAGLSKSRSVACDAKTRAREGVGRKKKGGFWWRLIRSTGKKTKRVFGHSSAMNKELNIYYV